A single Struthio camelus isolate bStrCam1 chromosome 8, bStrCam1.hap1, whole genome shotgun sequence DNA region contains:
- the KIF2C gene encoding kinesin-like protein KIF2C produces MDPRLYRHICPGRVVNIQRSNGLIHNATIKTVNVERCSVSVEWSEGGAIKGKEIEIDDVITINPELAEEIPAADVKENLPLQENITVQKQKRRTTLSKIPAPREALRGRSTRMSVITESQGSLQENEMEVDPCTSTQTRNNSAIPAGRTRASRLSCAPEPSLTNVNGNIEDHLPPARMSSSANPVRRRSNIVKEMEKMKNKREEKRAQISEIRTKRAQEFDSSCPNWEFARMIREFRATLDCQPISITDPIEEHRICVCVRKRPLNKQELLKKECDVITVPSKCVLLVHEPKLKVDLTKYLETQAFRFDFSFDESSSNEMVYRFTARPLVQTIFEGGKATCFAYGQTGSGKTHTMGGDFSGRAQNASKGIYAFASQDVFLLLSQPRYRNQDLEVYVTFFEIYNGKVFDLLNKKTKLRVLEDGKQQVQVVGLQERQVGCAEDVIRMIEMGSACRTSGQTFANASSSRSHACFQIILRRRGKLLGKFSLVDLAGNERGADTSSADRQTRMEGAEINKSLLALKECIRALGQNKSHTPFRESKLTQVLRDSFIGTNSRTCMIAMISPGMSSCEYTLNTLRYADRVKELSPHNGGGETQNHMETENEETETSGEGSSLQHNLSKDEEEDLSPHMFSFREAMIQIGEQEEKVVEQLRELRQKMTELDYLLGMTEQPDYDLETFVSRAKYFVEESSRNILSVGETLGALGVAMQLEEQASKQMSKQRPQ; encoded by the exons ATGGACCCCCGGCTCTACCGCCACATCTGCCCCGGCCGCGTCGTCAACATCCAGCGGAGCAACG GCCTCATCCACAATGCCACGATAAAGACGGTGAACGTGGAGCGCTGCTCCGTGTCCGTGGAGTGGTCCGAGGGTGGCGCCATCAAGGGCAAGGAG ATTGAGATTGACGATGTGATCACAATAAATCCTGAGTTAGCAGAAGAAATACCTGCTGCAGATGTGAAAGAAAACCTTCCCCTGCAAGAGAATATAACTGTACAG aAACAGAAACGTAGAACAACCCTTTCAAAAATTCCTGCTCCGCGTGAAG CTCTGCGTGGCCGTTCCACCAGGATGTCTGTTATCACAGAGTCTCAGGGCAGCCTCCAGGAGAATGAGATGGAGGTGGATCCCTGCACTTCTACACAAACAAGAAACAATTCAGCAATTCCTG ctggccgaaCCAGGGCTAGCAGGCTGAGCTGTGCCCCAGAACCCTCACTGACAAATGTAAATGGAAACATAGAGGATCATCTGCCTCCTGCTAGAATGAGCTCTTCAGCAAACCCAG TTCGGAGAAGGTCTAACATTGtgaaagagatggagaaaatgaaaaacaagagagaagaaaagagagctcAGATCAGTGAAATCAGGACAAAACGTGCACAG GAGTTTGACAGCAGCTGTCCGAATTGGGAATTTGCACGGATGATCAGAGAATTCAGAGCAACTTTGGACTGCCAACCAATATCTATAACTGACCCA ATAGAAGAACATAGGATTTGTGTCTGTGTGAGGAAACGCCCTCTGAATAAACAAG AACTTCTAAAAAAGGAATGTGATGTGATTACTGTTCCCAGCAAGTGCGTCCTGCTGGTGCACGAGCCAAAGCTGAAAGTGGATCTAACAAAATACCTTGAAACCCAAGCATTTAGATTTGACTTCTCATTTGATGAATCCTCTTCTAATGAAATGGTATACAG GTTCACGGCTAGGCCTCTTGTCCAGACTATCTTTGAGGGTGGAAAGGCAACGTGTTTTGCATATGGCCAGACAGGCAGTGGCAAGACACAC ACTATGGGTGGAGACTTCTCTGGGAGAGCACAGAATGCCTCAAAGGGGATATACGCTTTTGCAT CACAAGACGTCTTCCTTCTTCTAAGCCAGCCAAGGTACAGGAATCAGGATCTGGAAGTCTATGTGACGTTCTTTGAAATATACAATGGGAAG GTGTTTGACCTCTTGAATAAGAAGACAAAGCTTCGAGTCCTGGAGGATGGCAAGCAGCAGGTCCAGGTTGTAGGCCTCCAAGAGAGACAAGTTGGCTGTGCTGAGGATGTCATCAGAATGATTGAGATGGGCAGTGCCTGCAG GACATCTGGGCAGACTTTTGCAAATGCTAGCTCTTCCCGGTCCCATGCTTGCTTTCAAATCATACTACGCCGAAGAGGAAAACTGCTTGGCAAATTTTCCTTGGTGGATCTGGCAGGAAATGAGAGGGGTGCAGATACATCTAGTGCTGATCGGCAGACAAGGATGGAAGGGGCTGAAATCAACAAGAGCTTGTTGGCTTTGAAG GAATGTATTCGAGCTCTAGGGCAGAACAAATCTCATACTCCTTTCCGGGAGAGCAAGCTGACCCAGGTGTTAAGAGACTCTTTCATAGGAACAAATTCAAGGACCTGTATG ATAGCAATGATTTCTCCAGGCATGAGTTCGTGTGAGTACACCTTAAACACACTGAGATACGCTGACAG AGTGAAAGAGCTCAGCCCTCACAATGGAGGTGGTGAAACACAGAATCACATGGAGACTGAGAATGAGGAAACAGAGACCAGTGGAGAAGGCTCAAGTCTTCAACACAAT ctctccaaggatgAGGAGGAAGATCTCTCTCCCCACATGTTTAGTTTCCGTGAGGCTATGATTCAAATTGGTGAGCAGGAGGAGAAGGTTGTAGAACAGCTTAGAGAACTGAGACAG aaaatgacTGAACTTGACTACCTCTTGGGAATGACGGAGCAACCAGACTACGATCTTGAGACCTTTGTCAGCAGAGCTAAGTACTTCGTAGAGGAGAGCTCAAGAAATATCCTTAGTGTTGGAG AAACGTTGGGTGCCCTGGGGGTTGCCATGCAACTGGAAGAGCAAGCCAGCAAGCAGATGAGCAAGCAGAGGCCTCAGTAA
- the RPS8 gene encoding small ribosomal subunit protein eS8 — MGISRDNWHKRRKTGGKRKPYHKKRKYELGRPPANTKIGPRRIHTVRVRGGNKKYRALRLDVGNFSWGSECCTRKTRIIDVVYNASNNELVRTKTLVKNCIVLVDSTPYRQWYEAHYALPLGRKKGAKLTPEEEEILNKKRSKKIQKKYDERKKNAKIASILEEQFQQGKLLACIASRPGQCGRADGYVLEGKELEFYLRKIKARKGK, encoded by the exons ATGG GTATCTCCAGGGATAACTGGCACAAGCGTCGCAAGACTGGGGGCAAGAGGAAGCCCTACCATAAAAAGAGGAAGTATGAGTTGGGACGACCTCCTGCCAACACTAAG ATTGGCCCGCGCCGAATTCACACAGTGAGGGTTCGTGGTGGTAATAAGAAATATCGTGCCCTTCGGTTGGATGTTGGCAACTTCTCTTGGGGGTCTGAAT GTTGCACTCGCAAGACCAGAATCATCGATGTTGTCTACAACGCTTCCAACAATGAATTGGTGCGGACAAAGACCCTGGTGAAGAACTGCATTGTTCTTGTTGACAGCACCCCATACCGGCAGTGGTATGAAGCCCACTATGCCTTGCCTCTTGGACGCAAGAAGGGTGCCAAGCTG ACTCCTGAGGAGGAGGAAATTCTGAACAAGAAGCGTTCAAAGAAGATCCAGAAAAAATATGATGAGCGAAAGAAGAATGCCAAGATAGCGAGTATTCTTGAAGAGCAGTTCCAGCAAGGAAAGCTGCTCG CTTGCATTGCCTCCAGACCTGGACAGTGTGGTCGAGCTGATGGTTATGTTTTGGAAGGCAAGGAATTAGAATTCTACTTGAGGAAGATCAAAGccagaaaaggcaaataa